A stretch of Pseudoclavibacter chungangensis DNA encodes these proteins:
- a CDS encoding DEAD/DEAH box helicase, with product MTSDAAPGPATPTTPEIPTLPERLGLTGRSARPAGVWTDEEFDTYDPDAVYDAFVEWAGDRGISLYPAQDEAAMELAAGSHVILSTPTGTGKSLVAVAAHAVALAKGERSYYTAPIKALVSEKFFDLVDTFGAENVGMVTGDSSVNADAPIVCCTAEILANLALRHGPDADIGQVVMDEFHYYADPDRGWAWQVPLIELTGAQFLLMSATLGDVTDIVDDLEERTGRDVAEITGVERPVPLDFDYVDTPAHETVETLLQDGKGPIYVVHFSQAAAVERAQALSSIRIVDRAGRDEIADAIGGFRFTTVFGRTLSRYLRSGIGVHHAGMLPRYRRLVETLAQRGLLRVICGTDTLGVGINVPIRTVLLTALTKFDGERMRHLTAREFHQIAGRAGRAGYDTAGSVVCLAPEHEIENAQALRKAGDDERKRKRVVRKKPPTGFVSWGERSFEKLVESRPEPLTPTMQMTAAMLINIVARGGDALDHVRSLIESSHVSATRKTELKRRAIAIFRTLVAADVVEIDRDEPLPATPGGIRRPSIHLTVDLQPNFALNQPLSPFALAVIELLDPADDGTDQGPGTGHYALDVVSVIESTLDDPRPVLSQQQFKARGEAVAAMKREGIEYDERMERLEEVTHPKPLAELLDEAFTSYTASQPWAADFELRPKAVVRDMYERAMSFAEFIDFYQLARSEGLVLRYLSDADRAIRQTVPEEWKNEELHEIIEWLGALVRQVDSSLVDEWAELVDPRPVAEGEIVVPPAPPSIVVNRRAFTVLVRNELFRRVQLAAQERDEDLAALDPDVDWSAFLDEYFEVHDDIGVDARARSPKLCEIDESASSDGRWSVVQIIDDPEGDHDWRIRAEVDLTASTEAGEAVVRVTELVHL from the coding sequence ATGACCTCAGACGCAGCCCCCGGCCCGGCGACCCCGACGACGCCCGAGATCCCGACCCTGCCGGAACGGCTCGGGCTCACCGGCCGTTCGGCGCGGCCCGCCGGGGTCTGGACCGACGAGGAGTTCGACACCTACGATCCGGACGCCGTCTACGACGCGTTCGTCGAGTGGGCTGGCGACCGGGGCATCTCGCTCTACCCCGCGCAGGACGAGGCCGCGATGGAGCTCGCCGCTGGCAGCCACGTCATCCTGTCGACCCCGACGGGCACCGGCAAGTCGCTCGTCGCGGTCGCCGCGCACGCCGTCGCGCTCGCGAAGGGGGAGCGGAGCTACTACACGGCCCCCATCAAGGCGCTCGTGAGCGAGAAATTCTTCGACCTCGTCGACACCTTCGGTGCCGAGAACGTCGGCATGGTCACGGGTGACTCCTCGGTCAACGCGGACGCCCCGATCGTGTGCTGCACCGCCGAGATCCTCGCGAACCTCGCGCTGCGTCACGGCCCCGACGCCGACATCGGCCAGGTCGTCATGGACGAGTTCCACTACTACGCCGACCCCGATCGCGGGTGGGCGTGGCAGGTGCCGCTCATCGAGCTGACGGGTGCCCAGTTCCTGCTCATGTCGGCGACCCTCGGCGACGTCACCGACATCGTCGACGACCTCGAGGAGCGCACGGGCCGCGACGTCGCCGAGATCACGGGCGTCGAGCGCCCCGTCCCGCTCGACTTCGACTACGTCGACACGCCCGCGCACGAGACCGTCGAGACGCTCCTGCAGGACGGCAAGGGCCCGATCTACGTCGTGCACTTCTCGCAGGCCGCGGCCGTCGAACGCGCACAGGCGCTCTCCTCCATCCGCATCGTCGACCGCGCCGGGCGCGACGAGATCGCCGACGCGATCGGCGGGTTCCGGTTCACGACGGTGTTCGGGCGCACGCTCTCGCGCTATCTGCGCTCGGGGATCGGCGTCCACCACGCGGGCATGCTGCCCCGCTACCGGCGACTCGTCGAGACCCTCGCGCAGCGCGGGCTGCTGCGCGTCATCTGCGGGACGGACACGCTCGGGGTCGGCATCAACGTGCCGATCCGCACCGTGTTGCTCACGGCGCTCACGAAGTTCGACGGCGAACGCATGCGGCACCTCACGGCCCGCGAGTTCCACCAGATCGCGGGTCGCGCCGGGCGTGCGGGGTACGACACGGCGGGCTCGGTCGTGTGCCTCGCCCCCGAGCACGAGATCGAGAACGCGCAGGCGCTGCGCAAGGCCGGCGACGACGAACGCAAGCGCAAGCGTGTCGTGCGCAAGAAGCCGCCGACGGGATTCGTGTCGTGGGGCGAGCGATCCTTCGAGAAACTCGTCGAGAGCCGGCCCGAACCGCTCACGCCGACGATGCAGATGACGGCCGCGATGCTCATCAACATCGTCGCGCGGGGTGGCGACGCGCTCGACCACGTGCGCTCGCTCATCGAGTCGAGCCACGTGTCCGCGACGCGGAAGACCGAGCTCAAGCGACGCGCGATCGCGATCTTCCGCACGCTCGTCGCGGCCGACGTCGTGGAGATCGATCGCGACGAGCCGCTGCCCGCGACCCCCGGCGGCATCCGTCGCCCGAGCATCCACCTCACGGTCGACCTGCAACCGAACTTCGCGCTCAACCAGCCGCTCTCGCCGTTCGCGCTCGCGGTGATCGAACTGCTCGACCCGGCGGACGACGGCACCGATCAGGGCCCAGGCACGGGGCACTACGCGCTCGACGTCGTGAGCGTCATCGAGTCGACCCTCGACGACCCGCGGCCCGTCCTGTCGCAGCAGCAGTTCAAGGCGCGCGGCGAGGCCGTCGCGGCGATGAAGCGGGAGGGGATCGAGTACGACGAGCGCATGGAGCGCCTCGAGGAGGTCACGCACCCGAAGCCGCTCGCCGAGCTGCTCGACGAGGCGTTCACGAGCTACACGGCCTCGCAGCCGTGGGCGGCCGACTTCGAATTGCGCCCGAAGGCGGTCGTGCGCGACATGTACGAGCGGGCGATGAGCTTCGCCGAGTTCATCGACTTCTACCAGCTCGCCCGGAGCGAGGGGCTCGTGCTGCGCTACCTCTCCGATGCCGACCGGGCGATCCGCCAGACCGTGCCCGAGGAGTGGAAGAACGAGGAGCTGCACGAGATCATCGAGTGGCTCGGGGCGCTCGTGCGCCAGGTCGACTCGAGCCTCGTCGACGAGTGGGCCGAACTCGTCGACCCGCGGCCCGTGGCGGAGGGCGAGATCGTCGTCCCCCCGGCACCGCCGAGCATCGTCGTCAACCGGCGCGCGTTCACGGTGCTCGTGCGCAACGAGCTGTTCCGTCGCGTGCAGCTCGCGGCGCAGGAGCGCGACGAGGACCTCGCCGCGCTCGACCCGGACGTCGACTGGTCGGCGTTCCTCGACGAGTACTTCGAGGTGCACGACGACATCGGCGTCGACGCGCGGGCACGCTCGCCGAAGCTGTGCGAGATCGACGAGTCGGCGAGTTCGGACGGACGCTGGAGCGTCGTGCAGATCATCGACGACCCGGAGGGGGACCACGATTGGCGCATCCGCGCCGAGGTCGACCTCACGGCGTCGACGGAGGCGGGCGAGGCCGTCGTGCGCGTCACCGAACTCGTGCACCTCTAA
- a CDS encoding carbon-nitrogen hydrolase family protein, whose product MSESQLARPLTIAIVQAAPVPLGTGLEGFESQIRGIVEADAGVDLVVFPELHLFGADRPDLDEQNEALRRSAVPLDGPLVRELGEIAARSGVALVPGSVCELGANGELFNTALLYDRDGTLVAHYRKVFPWRPTEPYHPGTSFVVGELAGLGRIGLSICFDAWFPEVTRHLAWLGAELVVNVVKTTTPDRPQEVVLARANSIVNQTFTASVNVAAPIGAGLSLLVDPEGNVVAQAEGAEPEVIVRTIDLAAVGRAREVGTARCTQPWAHARPGDPIVPLPLYGGRLDPETWHLPDAGDGASSGVRQSSPIGS is encoded by the coding sequence GTGTCCGAGTCGCAGCTCGCTCGCCCGCTCACGATCGCGATCGTGCAGGCCGCCCCGGTTCCGCTCGGCACCGGGCTCGAGGGATTCGAATCGCAGATCCGCGGCATCGTCGAGGCCGACGCGGGCGTCGATCTCGTCGTGTTCCCCGAGCTGCACCTCTTCGGCGCGGACCGTCCCGACCTCGACGAGCAGAACGAGGCGCTGCGCCGTTCCGCCGTCCCGCTCGACGGTCCGCTCGTGCGCGAGCTCGGCGAGATCGCCGCGCGCTCCGGTGTCGCGCTCGTGCCGGGGAGCGTGTGCGAGCTCGGGGCGAACGGCGAGCTGTTCAACACGGCCCTCCTGTACGACCGTGACGGGACCCTCGTCGCGCACTACCGCAAGGTCTTCCCGTGGCGCCCGACCGAGCCGTACCACCCGGGGACGTCGTTCGTGGTCGGTGAGCTCGCCGGACTCGGCCGCATCGGCCTCAGCATCTGCTTCGACGCGTGGTTCCCGGAGGTCACGCGCCACCTCGCCTGGCTCGGCGCCGAACTCGTCGTGAACGTCGTCAAGACGACGACACCCGACCGGCCGCAGGAGGTCGTGCTGGCGCGCGCGAACAGCATCGTCAACCAGACCTTCACGGCGAGCGTGAACGTGGCCGCTCCCATCGGTGCGGGGCTGAGCCTGCTCGTCGACCCCGAGGGGAACGTCGTCGCGCAGGCCGAGGGGGCCGAGCCCGAGGTCATCGTGCGCACCATCGACCTCGCCGCGGTCGGGCGCGCCCGGGAGGTCGGCACGGCGAGGTGCACCCAGCCGTGGGCGCACGCCCGGCCCGGCGACCCGATCGTGCCGCTGCCGCTCTACGGTGGCCGGCTCGATCCCGAGACGTGGCACCTGCCGGACGCCGGCGACGGGGCGTCGTCAGGCGTGCGTCAGTCGTCGCCGATAGGGTCGTGA
- a CDS encoding GyrI-like domain-containing protein produces MNTEQPGPEGPWPKPVVLDDLEPRHTAVVRRDSITMAGVHELFDHAFGPVAEAVGGSGAHIAGPAFAAYDGDLSGSFAIELGFPVDGSFTEPVDAGGEHIIPSTLPGGRVAVVTHIGPYDELPNAWSDLVDAVATSGGTIGSPMWEVYVTEPTPDTDPATLRTDLFIVVEQTG; encoded by the coding sequence ATGAACACCGAGCAGCCTGGCCCCGAGGGGCCCTGGCCGAAGCCCGTCGTCCTCGACGATCTCGAGCCGCGCCACACCGCGGTCGTGCGGCGTGACTCCATCACGATGGCGGGCGTCCACGAGCTGTTCGACCACGCGTTCGGGCCCGTCGCGGAGGCGGTCGGCGGTTCCGGTGCACACATCGCCGGCCCCGCGTTCGCCGCGTACGACGGCGATCTGTCGGGCTCGTTCGCGATCGAACTCGGCTTTCCCGTCGACGGCTCGTTCACCGAACCCGTCGACGCCGGCGGCGAGCACATCATCCCATCGACACTCCCCGGCGGGCGCGTGGCCGTGGTGACGCACATCGGCCCCTACGACGAGCTGCCGAACGCGTGGTCGGACCTCGTCGACGCCGTCGCGACGAGCGGCGGCACGATCGGGAGCCCGATGTGGGAGGTCTACGTGACGGAGCCGACGCCCGACACCGACCCCGCGACGCTCCGCACGGATCTCTTCATCGTCGTCGAGCAGACGGGCTGA